A region from the Micrococcus cohnii genome encodes:
- a CDS encoding HAD family hydrolase, with protein MPASPQPRLPDAVLWDMDGTLVDTEPLWNEAQRELVADHGGTWTQQLAESLVGQALDVGARRLQAAGVDLPVERIIDVTISHVIQAVRRAVPWRPGALELLQDQAAAGVPGALVTMSHAPLARVLAEHAPAGSLRIVVSGDEVSRGKPDPEAYRLGLSRLRQLRPDLSLQRCAAVEDSPVGVAAATAAGLPTAAVPSVLALDPDAGTVQWDTLAGRGLADLADVVAAHGSMATPPRRDPRTGDGAR; from the coding sequence ATGCCCGCTTCGCCGCAGCCTCGCCTTCCCGACGCCGTCCTGTGGGACATGGACGGCACGCTTGTGGACACCGAGCCGCTGTGGAACGAGGCGCAGCGTGAGCTGGTGGCCGACCATGGCGGCACCTGGACGCAGCAGCTGGCCGAGTCCCTGGTGGGGCAGGCGCTCGACGTGGGCGCCCGCCGCCTCCAGGCAGCCGGCGTGGACCTGCCGGTGGAACGCATCATCGACGTGACGATCTCCCACGTGATCCAGGCGGTGCGCCGTGCCGTGCCGTGGCGTCCCGGGGCACTCGAACTGCTGCAGGACCAAGCGGCTGCGGGGGTCCCAGGAGCGCTCGTGACGATGTCGCACGCACCCCTGGCGCGCGTGCTGGCTGAGCACGCGCCCGCCGGTTCCCTGCGGATCGTCGTCAGCGGCGACGAGGTCTCTCGTGGCAAGCCCGATCCCGAGGCCTACCGGCTGGGGCTCTCGCGACTGCGCCAGCTGCGTCCCGACCTGTCGCTGCAGCGCTGTGCGGCCGTCGAGGACTCTCCGGTCGGCGTCGCCGCGGCGACCGCGGCCGGGCTGCCCACCGCCGCCGTGCCCTCAGTGCTCGCGCTGGACCCTGACGCCGGCACCGTGCAGTGGGACACCCTCGCTGGCCGTGGGCTGGCGGATCTGGCCGACGTGGTGGCGGCCCACGGGTCCATGGCGACCCCACCCCGCCGCGACCCCCGCACCGGCGACGGGGCCCGGTGA
- a CDS encoding site-2 protease family protein: protein MRLSWSWFLIAGVIMLLFGPRLAAGGLGPAGHAVAAGYAVCLAASVLVHEAAHAWAGARHGQHAEEIVLTLWGGHTQFRRSLASPRATVLVAVAGPAANLVVGVLAWTVLTVFDPSPVPRLLLEMTAWANLLLGGFNLLPGTPLDGGRVVEAAVWTRTGSRARGLVVAGQAGRVVAVCLVVAVLVPPLLPGVTAPSWWILAVLATVCATLWQGAGHAVRHGKDALSAEALDVAAHIRPARAVSAHLSVAQARTLAGAQTLVVLADDDRPVGLVDAAALARVPEAQAAHTPLGAAAVALGPGALVVAESLSAAGPDLIDRLRGTETAQWVVLDHEGRVLGVLPRAALPTLSRPAGRGPRRRETS, encoded by the coding sequence GTGCGCCTGTCCTGGTCCTGGTTCCTGATCGCCGGGGTCATCATGCTCCTGTTCGGCCCTCGGCTCGCCGCCGGCGGGCTGGGCCCGGCAGGCCACGCGGTCGCCGCCGGCTACGCGGTGTGCCTCGCGGCGTCCGTGCTCGTGCACGAGGCCGCCCACGCCTGGGCCGGCGCCCGGCACGGCCAGCACGCCGAGGAGATCGTCCTGACCCTGTGGGGCGGGCACACTCAGTTCCGCCGATCGCTCGCCTCGCCGCGGGCGACGGTTCTCGTCGCCGTGGCCGGTCCCGCTGCCAACCTCGTGGTGGGGGTTCTCGCATGGACGGTGCTGACCGTGTTCGACCCGAGCCCCGTCCCGCGACTGCTGCTGGAGATGACCGCGTGGGCGAACCTGCTGCTGGGCGGGTTCAACCTGCTGCCGGGCACGCCACTGGACGGGGGACGGGTCGTCGAGGCCGCCGTCTGGACGCGCACCGGGTCTCGGGCGCGCGGACTGGTCGTGGCGGGCCAGGCCGGTCGCGTGGTGGCGGTCTGCCTCGTCGTCGCCGTGCTGGTGCCGCCCCTGCTGCCCGGCGTCACGGCCCCGTCGTGGTGGATTCTCGCGGTCCTGGCCACGGTGTGCGCGACGCTGTGGCAGGGGGCAGGACACGCGGTACGCCACGGCAAGGACGCACTGAGCGCCGAGGCCCTGGACGTGGCCGCCCACATCCGACCGGCCCGGGCTGTCTCCGCGCACCTGAGCGTGGCTCAGGCCCGCACGCTGGCCGGCGCGCAGACGCTCGTGGTGTTGGCCGACGATGACCGCCCCGTCGGGCTCGTCGACGCGGCGGCCCTGGCCCGCGTGCCCGAGGCCCAGGCGGCGCACACCCCCCTCGGGGCCGCCGCCGTGGCTCTGGGCCCCGGAGCGCTCGTGGTCGCCGAGAGCCTCTCGGCGGCCGGACCCGACTTGATCGACCGGCTGCGCGGCACGGAGACTGCGCAGTGGGTCGTCCTGGACCACGAGGGCCGCGTGCTCGGGGTGCTCCCGCGCGCAGCCCTGCCGACCCTGTCGCGGCCCGCCGGCCGCGGCCCCCGAAGGAGAGAGACGTCATGA
- a CDS encoding tRNA (adenine-N1)-methyltransferase: MTHPTGVSARRGPLRAGQRVQIKDAKGRLNTITLIPGGEFHSYQGVLRHDDLIGGPEGVVVTNSSGRDYQVLRPLLNDFVLSMPRGATVVYPKDAGAIVQQADVFPGATVVEAGVGSGALSMSLLRAVGDQGRLYSYERREEFAEIARANVESFFGADHPAWSIHVGDAQEKMLEVHEPHTVDRVVLDMLAPWECVDAVATVLAPGGVWLNYVATATQLSRVAEAIRASGKFTQIEANETLQRGWHLDGLAVRPDHRMVAHTGFLLTARRLASGEEALTMKKRLKVSGFSREDVEAWTPSDESRWTPQALGERPRSDKKARKNLKEARLTARRARAAEQGVDAFGRALPGEEA; this comes from the coding sequence ATGACCCACCCCACCGGAGTCAGCGCCCGCCGCGGACCGCTGCGCGCGGGCCAGCGCGTGCAGATCAAGGACGCGAAGGGCCGACTGAACACGATCACGCTGATCCCCGGCGGAGAGTTCCACAGCTACCAGGGTGTGCTGCGCCATGACGATCTGATCGGCGGGCCCGAGGGCGTCGTCGTGACGAACTCCTCGGGGCGCGATTACCAGGTGCTGCGTCCGCTGCTCAACGACTTCGTGCTGTCCATGCCGCGCGGGGCGACGGTCGTCTATCCGAAGGACGCCGGGGCGATCGTCCAGCAGGCGGACGTCTTTCCCGGTGCGACCGTCGTCGAGGCCGGCGTCGGCTCAGGCGCCTTGTCGATGTCGCTGCTGCGCGCCGTCGGCGACCAGGGGCGGCTGTACTCGTATGAACGGCGGGAGGAGTTCGCGGAGATCGCCCGCGCCAACGTCGAGTCGTTCTTCGGGGCCGATCATCCGGCATGGTCGATCCACGTCGGGGACGCCCAAGAGAAGATGCTTGAGGTCCACGAGCCGCACACGGTGGACCGCGTGGTGCTGGACATGTTGGCGCCGTGGGAGTGCGTGGACGCCGTGGCCACGGTGCTCGCTCCCGGCGGCGTGTGGCTGAACTACGTGGCGACCGCGACGCAGCTCTCCCGCGTCGCCGAGGCCATCCGCGCCTCGGGGAAGTTCACGCAGATCGAGGCGAACGAGACGCTGCAACGCGGCTGGCACCTCGACGGACTGGCGGTGCGCCCCGATCACCGCATGGTGGCCCACACCGGGTTCCTGCTCACGGCACGCCGTCTGGCCTCCGGCGAGGAGGCCCTGACCATGAAGAAGCGGCTCAAGGTTTCCGGGTTCTCCCGCGAGGACGTCGAAGCCTGGACCCCCTCCGACGAGTCCCGATGGACGCCGCAGGCCCTCGGCGAGCGCCCCCGCTCAGACAAGAAGGCCCGGAAGAACCTCAAGGAGGCCCGCCTGACGGCCCGCCGGGCTCGTGCGGCCGAGCAGGGCGTCGATGCGTTCGGGCGGGCGCTGCCGGGGGAGGAGGCATGA
- the arc gene encoding proteasome ATPase, producing the protein MSVPGTQDQPRRDSARIEADRLRRQLEAAARNNRRMVELLEATRQEITELKQALETATTPPFTVATLLAVHAPRAARTGVEAEAVARGGADVVQNGRRLWVGISPLVDPASLRPGDEVLMDESSLVVGTAGPMTAGPLARVRERREDGRLVVDLGGDTERVVACGPDLEAVTLGRADAVRLDSRQEWAVERVELSDVDDVLLEQVPDVTYADIGGLGAQIAQIREAVEIPFLHPELYRQHGLRAPKGILLYGPPGTGKTMLAKAVAQSLSQHRQGGRPPLFLNIKGPELLNKYVGETERQIRLIFERARAQADSGTPVVVFFDEMEALFRTRGSGVSSDVETTIVPQLLAEIDGVESLENVIVIGASNREDMIDPAVLRPGRLDVKIRVARPDRDGAAQIMGTHLSDQVPVHPDEVAHAGSRQAARTRMIERTVDALYARDRAAALGQLTDVTGAEHIVHLSDLVSGAVVADVVDRAKRHAVRDLIDADGAEAARGVRTEHLLAAVAAVQDDQRDMLAAVSVDQWAQTAGWRGPRLTSLRVLGEQEAGR; encoded by the coding sequence ATGAGCGTGCCCGGGACGCAGGACCAGCCGCGCCGGGACTCGGCCCGGATCGAAGCCGATCGGCTGCGTCGACAGCTCGAGGCCGCCGCACGCAACAACCGTCGGATGGTGGAGCTGCTCGAGGCGACGCGGCAGGAGATCACCGAGCTGAAGCAGGCGCTGGAGACGGCGACCACCCCGCCGTTCACCGTCGCGACGCTGCTGGCCGTGCACGCACCCCGCGCCGCCCGCACCGGGGTCGAGGCCGAGGCGGTGGCCCGCGGGGGAGCGGACGTGGTGCAGAACGGCCGTCGCCTGTGGGTCGGGATTTCTCCGCTGGTCGACCCCGCGTCCCTGCGACCGGGCGACGAGGTGCTCATGGACGAGTCGAGCCTCGTCGTGGGGACGGCCGGTCCCATGACGGCCGGGCCCCTGGCCCGCGTGCGCGAACGCCGCGAGGACGGTCGCCTCGTGGTGGACCTGGGCGGGGACACGGAGCGCGTGGTGGCCTGCGGCCCGGACCTGGAGGCCGTCACGCTCGGCCGGGCCGATGCGGTGCGGCTGGACTCCCGGCAGGAGTGGGCCGTGGAACGCGTCGAGCTCTCCGATGTCGACGACGTCCTGCTCGAGCAGGTCCCGGACGTCACCTACGCGGACATCGGCGGGCTGGGCGCGCAGATCGCCCAGATCCGAGAGGCCGTAGAGATCCCGTTCCTGCACCCCGAGCTGTACCGGCAGCACGGGCTGCGCGCCCCCAAGGGGATCCTGCTCTACGGTCCGCCGGGCACGGGCAAGACGATGCTGGCCAAGGCCGTCGCGCAGTCTCTCTCACAGCACCGCCAGGGCGGGCGCCCGCCGCTGTTCTTGAACATCAAGGGTCCCGAGCTGCTGAACAAGTACGTCGGCGAGACCGAGCGCCAGATCCGGCTGATCTTCGAACGCGCCCGAGCCCAGGCGGACTCGGGCACGCCCGTCGTGGTGTTCTTCGACGAGATGGAGGCCCTGTTCCGTACACGTGGCTCGGGGGTGTCCTCGGACGTGGAGACGACGATCGTGCCGCAGCTGCTGGCGGAGATCGACGGCGTGGAGTCCCTCGAGAACGTGATCGTCATCGGCGCCTCCAACCGTGAGGACATGATCGACCCTGCCGTGCTGCGGCCCGGACGCCTCGACGTGAAGATCCGCGTGGCGCGGCCGGACCGCGACGGCGCCGCGCAGATCATGGGCACGCACCTGAGCGATCAGGTCCCGGTGCACCCGGACGAGGTCGCCCACGCCGGATCGCGGCAGGCGGCTCGGACGCGGATGATCGAACGGACCGTGGACGCGCTCTACGCGCGCGACCGTGCCGCGGCGCTGGGTCAGCTCACCGACGTGACCGGCGCCGAACACATCGTGCACCTGTCGGACCTGGTCTCCGGCGCCGTCGTCGCCGACGTCGTGGACCGGGCCAAGCGGCACGCGGTGCGCGACCTGATCGACGCGGACGGCGCCGAGGCGGCGCGCGGGGTGCGCACCGAGCATCTGCTGGCGGCCGTGGCTGCGGTCCAGGACGACCAGCGCGACATGCTCGCCGCCGTCTCGGTGGACCAGTGGGCCCAGACCGCCGGCTGGCGCGGTCCTCGACTGACGAGCCTGCGGGTGCTCGGCGAGCAGGAGGCGGGGCGATGA